The following are encoded together in the Candidatus Hydrogenedentota bacterium genome:
- a CDS encoding glycosyltransferase family 2 protein — translation MAQAAVEFSIIIPVYNSCAFLKQLLESLEKGVSADISHEIIVVDDGSTEDLSGLCARHGAQWVRLEANRGPAAARNIGASVAAGNVLVYLDSDVRYTAGMLERVRELFDLDPEIAGVSFANQPYDTGDNVVANFGAAIEHFWLQVYFKEGDAGRINGFATRNGAVRREAFDAVGGFDDSFKTNAHEDYDFGKRLSAGRKCVMSRHPVLYHAFPVRLTRLMRNYFVRTALFVPYFIRNRPPLDKSQTSGDEALVRLLGGVGFFLLLLAALPTPFRGLFAASAACCVAVYALLIRRFLGAALRWGGRNKAFAGQCFLIHYASSLVILAGGLWGLLRFFIGRAGLQQQDG, via the coding sequence TTGGCCCAGGCAGCAGTTGAATTTTCCATCATCATCCCAGTCTACAACAGTTGCGCCTTTTTGAAACAGTTGCTGGAAAGTCTTGAAAAAGGGGTGTCGGCGGACATTTCCCACGAAATTATTGTGGTTGATGACGGTTCCACGGAGGACCTCTCCGGTCTGTGCGCGCGCCATGGCGCGCAATGGGTCCGGCTGGAGGCAAACCGGGGGCCGGCCGCCGCGCGGAACATCGGGGCGTCGGTGGCGGCCGGAAATGTGCTGGTGTATCTGGATTCGGATGTGAGATACACGGCGGGGATGCTGGAACGGGTTCGGGAGTTGTTTGACTTGGACCCGGAAATTGCGGGGGTTTCCTTTGCCAACCAGCCTTACGACACGGGGGACAATGTCGTGGCCAATTTTGGCGCGGCCATCGAGCATTTTTGGTTGCAGGTCTATTTCAAGGAGGGGGACGCCGGCCGAATTAACGGGTTTGCCACACGAAACGGGGCGGTGCGCAGGGAGGCCTTTGATGCGGTGGGTGGATTTGACGACTCGTTCAAGACCAACGCCCATGAGGACTATGATTTTGGCAAGCGGCTCTCGGCGGGGCGGAAATGTGTGATGTCACGGCATCCCGTCCTCTACCACGCCTTTCCGGTGCGGTTGACGCGGCTGATGCGGAATTATTTCGTGCGGACCGCCCTGTTTGTCCCCTATTTTATACGGAACCGCCCTCCGCTGGACAAGTCGCAGACCTCCGGGGATGAGGCCTTGGTGCGTCTGTTGGGCGGGGTGGGGTTCTTTTTGTTGCTGCTGGCGGCGCTTCCCACCCCATTCCGGGGGCTCTTTGCCGCGTCCGCCGCCTGCTGCGTCGCGGTGTACGCGCTGCTCATCCGGCGCTTTCTGGGGGCGGCCCTGCGGTGGGGGGGCAGGAACAAAGCCTTTGCGGGCCAATGTTTCCTCATTCACTACGCGAGTTCGCTGGTGATACTGGCGGGCGGCCTGTGGGGCCTCCTCCGGTTTTTCATCGGACGGGCCGGTTTGCAACAACAGGACGGCTGA
- a CDS encoding radical SAM protein, producing the protein MDTRNFEAAMMYLRSMVGGSLQYMILYVTSRCNAKCRMCFNWDGMINRRPLPQHTLEDLERLARSVKLLPQITLSGGEPLLRDDVHAIIKAFYDHSRTRFFTVPTNSFQPKRVEALINRFVEECPDGFLNFCLPFHGLKETHDNIMGVPESYEKRNETYRRVCEAREKHKNISCVLNCVMSKYNHAEYREIVDLAMDQFPGAPLGVAFTRGKTHESGAGDFPLEDYQAMQAYLQERRSAIPGLNPYTRIQQAISRQYCDTISGVIGGSVKNINCQAGKRLIVVHDTGTVYPCETLETPGMCTAEDPPKDACLGNLHDFGYDLPKLLAAEKARNVVDWIQNNPCACTWECAVTNSVTHTAGNALKLGKDIVKDVTASAFSGGNGRAKD; encoded by the coding sequence ATGGACACTAGAAATTTCGAGGCCGCAATGATGTACCTGCGGTCCATGGTGGGCGGAAGCCTGCAATACATGATTCTTTATGTCACCTCCCGCTGCAATGCGAAGTGCCGCATGTGCTTCAACTGGGACGGGATGATTAACCGCCGTCCCCTGCCGCAGCACACGCTCGAGGACTTGGAGCGGCTCGCCCGGAGCGTGAAACTGCTGCCCCAGATTACCCTGTCCGGCGGGGAGCCCCTGCTGCGAGATGATGTCCACGCCATCATCAAGGCGTTTTATGATCATTCCAGGACGCGTTTTTTCACGGTGCCCACAAACTCTTTTCAGCCGAAACGGGTGGAGGCGCTGATCAACCGGTTTGTGGAGGAGTGCCCGGACGGATTCCTGAACTTCTGCCTGCCTTTCCACGGCCTGAAGGAGACCCATGACAACATCATGGGGGTGCCGGAGAGCTATGAGAAGCGGAACGAGACCTATCGGCGCGTGTGTGAGGCGCGGGAAAAACACAAAAACATCTCCTGCGTCCTCAACTGCGTCATGTCGAAATACAACCATGCGGAATACAGGGAGATTGTGGATTTGGCCATGGACCAGTTTCCCGGGGCGCCCCTGGGCGTCGCGTTCACGCGGGGAAAAACCCACGAGTCCGGCGCCGGAGACTTCCCCCTGGAAGACTACCAGGCCATGCAGGCGTACCTGCAGGAGCGCCGGAGCGCCATTCCCGGCCTGAACCCCTACACACGGATACAGCAGGCGATTTCGAGGCAATACTGCGACACCATTTCCGGGGTGATTGGCGGGAGCGTGAAAAACATCAACTGCCAGGCGGGGAAACGCCTGATTGTGGTCCACGACACGGGCACCGTCTACCCCTGCGAGACTTTGGAAACGCCCGGCATGTGCACGGCGGAGGACCCGCCGAAGGATGCCTGCCTGGGTAACCTACATGATTTTGGCTATGACCTGCCGAAACTGCTGGCTGCGGAAAAAGCGCGGAACGTGGTGGACTGGATTCAGAACAACCCCTGCGCCTGCACTTGGGAGTGCGCCGTGACAAACAGCGTCACCCACACTGCGGGCAATGCCCTTAAACTGGGGAAAGACATTGTCAAGGATGTCACGGCGTCGGCGTTTTCCGGGGGAAACGGGCGGGCGAAGGACTGA
- a CDS encoding sulfatase-like hydrolase/transferase, whose product MNYAGWIPRGRACIAPAGTERVRLVVECATDGAGGTGWHMDDVQCEIVSLRRHARETSGGERLPDVLLLGADTLRQSPLGCYGNKTNHTPNTDLLAAEGLLFEKVTTAAPWTRPSFGSIFTSLYPSQHKAELHLSALPQSVETLAEVMKKRGYFTIGFVRTLFDGFVGPGTGFDQGFDVYLYSDDTEEVSAMANAYLDLNGDVLRSLSGGGVFIFRHLYEPHAEYINHNPELVVNRGLIGNVHFSFDILDNRLFKNDPALANGEDVLFARKLYDGEAAYMDTRIGETLLRLRHLGLYDKMNIVFCSDHGESFNEKPGAWCHSTPYETCVGVPLILRLPGATVPGTRDRETLAHNLDIMPTLLGALGIEPPAGMEGRDLLRPGPPPAAYSISEERKSGYLTVRGPRMKLAVSGASTPRRDDHESIRDWNLFSEGSPAVYELYNLDADPFELDNLAERDPDTLQELKAVLFAHCARTGIVDRDTLAAAAPRHLSSERAEALLRVVDEGGAPGPESVHSGELVDLSPEALEDIKSQGYL is encoded by the coding sequence ATGAACTACGCCGGGTGGATTCCCCGGGGCCGCGCCTGCATCGCGCCCGCAGGCACGGAGCGGGTGCGCCTGGTTGTCGAATGCGCCACCGACGGCGCGGGCGGCACGGGATGGCACATGGATGATGTCCAGTGTGAGATTGTCTCCCTGCGGCGCCACGCGCGGGAAACCTCGGGAGGCGAACGCCTCCCGGATGTCCTGCTGCTGGGGGCCGACACCCTGCGCCAGTCGCCGCTGGGCTGCTACGGAAACAAAACGAACCACACGCCCAACACGGACCTGCTGGCGGCGGAGGGGCTGCTGTTCGAAAAAGTGACCACCGCCGCCCCGTGGACACGCCCCTCTTTCGGGTCCATTTTCACCTCGCTGTACCCGTCGCAGCACAAGGCTGAACTGCACCTCTCGGCGCTCCCGCAGAGCGTGGAAACCCTCGCCGAAGTGATGAAAAAACGGGGCTACTTCACCATCGGTTTTGTCCGAACCCTCTTCGACGGCTTTGTCGGCCCCGGCACAGGCTTCGACCAGGGCTTTGACGTCTACCTCTATTCCGACGACACCGAGGAGGTGTCGGCCATGGCCAACGCCTATCTCGATCTCAACGGCGACGTGCTGCGCTCCCTGTCCGGAGGCGGCGTGTTCATCTTCCGGCACCTGTACGAGCCCCACGCGGAGTACATCAACCACAACCCGGAGCTTGTGGTGAACAGGGGGCTCATCGGCAATGTCCATTTCAGTTTTGACATACTCGACAACAGGCTGTTCAAGAACGACCCCGCGCTCGCCAACGGGGAGGATGTCCTTTTCGCGCGGAAACTGTATGACGGCGAGGCGGCCTACATGGACACCCGCATCGGGGAAACCCTCCTGCGTCTGCGGCACCTTGGTCTCTACGACAAGATGAACATCGTGTTCTGCTCCGACCACGGCGAGTCTTTCAACGAGAAACCGGGCGCGTGGTGCCACTCCACCCCGTATGAGACCTGCGTGGGGGTGCCGCTCATCCTGCGGCTCCCCGGCGCGACCGTTCCGGGAACACGCGACCGGGAGACCCTGGCGCACAATCTTGACATCATGCCCACCCTGCTGGGCGCGCTGGGCATCGAGCCGCCCGCGGGCATGGAGGGCCGCGACCTGCTCCGTCCCGGCCCCCCCCCCGCGGCTTACAGCATCAGCGAGGAACGCAAGTCCGGCTATTTGACCGTGCGCGGCCCGAGGATGAAACTGGCCGTCAGCGGGGCATCCACCCCCCGGCGCGACGACCATGAGTCCATCCGCGACTGGAACCTGTTCTCTGAGGGCTCCCCCGCCGTATATGAGCTGTACAACCTCGACGCCGACCCGTTCGAGCTGGACAATTTGGCGGAACGGGACCCCGACACTCTCCAGGAATTGAAGGCTGTCCTCTTCGCCCACTGCGCCCGCACGGGCATTGTGGACCGGGACACCCTTGCCGCGGCCGCGCCCCGGCATCTCTCGTCTGAACGGGCGGAGGCGCTGCTGCGGGTGGTGGACGAGGGCGGCGCGCCCGGGCCCGAATCGGTCCACAGCGGGGAGCTGGTTGATCTTTCCCCCGAGGCGCTGGAGGACATCAAATCGCAGGGCTACCTGTAG